Proteins from a genomic interval of Gadus macrocephalus chromosome 2, ASM3116895v1:
- the LOC132452504 gene encoding histone H2B 1/2-like has translation MPAEVAKPAPKKGSKKAVSKTAVKGGKKRRKTRKESYAIYVYKVLKQVHPDTGISSKAMGIMNSFVNDIFERIAGEASRLAHYNKRSTITSREIQTAVRLLLPGELAKHAVSEGTKAVTKYTSSK, from the coding sequence ATGCCTGCTGAAGTTGCCAAACCCGCTCCCAAGAAGGGCTCCAAGAAAGCCGTTTCTAAGACCGCAGTCAAGGGCGGCAAGAAGCGCCGAAAGACCAGGAAGGAGAGCTATGCCATCTACGTGTACAAGGTGCTGAAGCAGGTCCACCCCGACACCGGCATCTCCTCCAAGGCGATGGGAATCATGAACTCCTTCGTCAACGACATCTTTGAGCGCATCGCCGGTGAGGCCTCTCGTCTGGCTCACTACAACAAgcgctccaccatcacctccagggAGATTCAGACCGCCGTCCGCCTGTTGCTCCCCGGTGAGCTGGCCAAGCACGCCGTGTCTGAGGGCACCAAGGCTGTGACCAAGTACACCAGCTCCAAGTAG
- the LOC132452472 gene encoding histone H3: protein MARTKQTARKSTGGKAPRKQLATKAARKSAPATGGVKKPHRYRPGTVALREIRRYQKSTELLIRKLPFQRLVREIAQDFKTDLRFQSSAVMALQEASEAYLVGLFEDTNLCAIHAKRVTIMPKDIQLARRIRGERA from the coding sequence ATGGCAAGAACTAAGCAAACGGCTCGTAAATCCACGGGGGGGAAAGCCCCCAGGAAGCAGCTCGCCACCAAGGCTGCCCGCAAGAGCGCCCCGGCCACCGGTGGCGTGAAGAAGCCCCATCGTTACAGGCCCGGTACAGTAGCGCTGAGAGAGATCCGTCGTTATCAGAAATCCACCGAGCTGCTGATCCGCAAGCTGCCCTTCCAGCGCCTTGTGAGGGAGATCGCCCAGGACTTCAAGACCGACCTCCGCTTCCAGAGCTCTGCTGTTATGGCTCTTCAGGAGGCCAGCGAGGCTTACCTGGTTGGTCTGTTCGAGGACACCAACTTGTGCGCCATCCACGCCAAGAGGGTCACCATCATGCCCAAGGACATCCAACTCGCCCGCCGTATCCGCGGAGAGCGCGCTTAA